In the Desulfovibrio subterraneus genome, GATAACGGCGACGCGCACGTGGTCTTTGCGGGCCATTTCCATGAGGCGCTCACGTCCCAGGAGCAGATTCTCGATGGGTTTTACCCTGTAGACGTTCGTGCTGCCTTCTTCCACCACGTCATCCACGATGGAACTGCCCGTGTTGAACGAGGCGACATCGTAGGAAATCTCCTGCCCGGATTCCAGCACCACCAGCTTTTCTTCCGGCTTTATGCCTACGCACTTGTCCACAAGGAAGGTGGCTCCGGCCTGCTCACAGGTGCGTTTGACGGGAAAGCTGATGTCCTGCGGTTTGTAGTCGCCGCCGAGCATGCCCGGTCCCATGCCGGAGTAGTAGTGGCGCTCGCCGGGGCCGATGACCACTACCTCGTGCCCCTTGGCACGGATGGCGGGAATATTCTCCATTAGGGTCATGTGCGCGTGGCCCGCGCCGACAAGCAGTAATCTCGACATGATTTCTCTCCTTCAGGTGGACGCCTCGGTAAGGCAGCAGGATAGCGATGGGGCGGAAAGGGACAGGCGGCTACACCAGCGAATCCATGAGCACGGCAAGATGTTTCAGATGGCCCCGTTCTTCAAGTGCCATGCGTTCCAGCGCTTCGCGTGAAGAATCGTCGGGGGCGTTTTCTGCAGCTCTTGCGTACAGGTCCATTGCCTGCGCTTCAAGGGCCATGGCAAAATCCACCACGTCTCTGGGAGATTCGGTATCAGTACCCAGTCTGTGCATGTATTCAGCGGTGGAAAGCCCGCCTTCCGGTGCAGCATCCGGCCCCACTTCGGGAAGCGGAGCGTTGCCGGTAACCGCCTGCAGACGTTCTGCCACGGTTTTGCTGTGCTTGTCTTCCACCGAGGCAAGTTTGGAAAACAGATTGGCCACCTTGGGGCTGGAAACGCGGGAGGCCATGTCCATGTAGAAATCGCCTAGTGCTTTTTCCATGACATAGGCTACCTCAAGGACTTCCTGCAGGTTCTCGGCGTTCATGAACAGGTCCAGCCCCTGCTCGTAATCGCCGAATCCCTTCCAGCCGTTCCATGCCTTGATGCCGCCGGAAAGGTTGAGAACCTTTTCAAAGCCTTTGCCGGCCAGCAGCTGTGCGGCAACGCGGCTTCTGCCGCCGATGGCGCAATACACGAGAACCGGGCGCTCCTTATCTATTTCGCCGAGCATGTCATCCAGCGAGGCAAGGGGGATGAACTTGGCTCCGGCTATGTGTTCTTCCTGATATTCTTTTTCCTGACGCACATCGAGCAGTTGGATCTGCGGGTCGGCGTCGAGCATGGTACGTGCTTCGTGGGCATCCACAGATCGGACGGGGGTGAGAAATTGTCTCCAGCGCATGGTGCTTTCCTTTGTAATTGATTGCTGCCACGGAACATCCGGGGACCGGCGAAAGGCGGGGCTGCCGTGAGGCAGCCCCGCCAATGACTGTATGACTGTTGCCTATAATGCCTTATGGCAGAACCACCAGTCAAAGCCTTCGTTATTTTTCATGCGTTCTTTTGCATCAGCGATAGTCTGGGCCGGGGGAATGATGACCCTGTCCTTGATGAGTTCGTTATTGGGCCAGCCTGCGGGAATGGCAACCTTGTTGAGGTCGGAAGTCTGCATGCCCTTGATGGCGCGCAGAATTTCGTCGATGTTTCTGCCAAGTTCCTGAGGGTAATAGAAGATGATTCTGACAATGCCGTCGGGGTCGATGATGAAGACTGCCCGGACGGTATTGCCTCCCTTGCCGGGGTGAATCATGCCAAGTTTTTTGGCTATATCACCGAAATCTGCGATGATGGGGAATTCGATCTCGACGCCTGTGTGTTCCTTGATCCATTCCACCCATTTGATGTGTGAGAATATCTGGTCGAGAGAAAGGCCGATCAGGTCGCAATGCAGGGCCTTGAATTCGTCCATGCGTTTCTGGAACGCCACGAACTCGGTGGTGCAGACGGGGGTGAAGTCGGCGGGGTGGCTGAAAAGAACAAACCATCTGCCCTTGTAATCGTCGGGCAGGGTTTTCATGCCGTGCGTGGTTTTCACTTCCATACGGGGCAGGGGATCACCGATTAGCGGAAACAGGGAATCCATAAGAGCCTCCTTTATGATGTGCGGGCCCGAAAGGGCTGTTGTGAGTACATATTTACATAGCACAATTTTAAGAATGATTCCTAGTAAAATATGCAGAATTTTGCTTGTCGGTGGACGGATTGGTATTTGAATGGTAACATGCTGTAACAACACAAGTTTATGGATGATTATGATCTGGGTCGGTAATGAACAGTATGGTCTGTATTTTATAGCAAAAATGCCGGGATTCAGAATTCAAAGGCTTGCCTCTACTCACGGCTATCGCTTTGTTATAAGGTAGTCTGAAGCGAAGTGAATCGCATAACCCTTTGCGAGGTATCATATGAAGTTGGCGCGGGAACTCTATGATTTTACAGATATGCTGCCTTCCGGAGTGATGGTGTTTTCTCCGGACGGTGCTGCCGTGTATGCCAACCACGCTGCACGGGAACTGCTGGGAGTTGTGGCCGAGGTGGCCGCACCGCTTGATTCCTTTCTTTCGGAGACAGGAGCACCGCTTGCCGCGGACGATCACCCTGTTGCGGTGACACTGCGAGAGAGAATGGCCAGCGGCTGGCGGGTGCTCGGTGTCCGCAGGGCGCCCGGCCATTCGCCGGTGTGGGTGCGGGTGCAGGCCGCTCCGGTGCGTGATGCAGCAGGTGCCATGCGCTATGTTGTGGTGTCGCTGGAAGATGTTTCTGAGGAATTCCGGCTGCGGCGTGAACTGGCAGCCCATAATTGCCGCGATACGTTTATCGGTGTTGCCGGAGAAACTGCTGCGGGGGATACCCACTGCAGCAGGCTTGAAGCCAACGCCCTGCTTGCCCGCGCGGTGGTGCAGGCCCGCGACAAGATGCATCCGCTTTCTGTCTGCCTGCTTGATCTTGATATGTTCAAGCGGGTCAATCAGGCCTTCGGCAGACGCTGCGGCGATGAGGTGATTGCATATGTGGCGGAGACACTGGGTGCCTGCCTGCGGCCTGAAGACGTGTTCAGCCGTATGAACGGCGGGGAGTTTCTGGTGGTTATGCCCGGTCTTTCTCTGAGGGAGGCGTGGCAGGAGATGGAAGTGTTTCGCAAGCGGCTTGAGGAATTCGTTGTTCCCTGCACGGGGCGGGCTGTCAGCGTGAGCGGCGGCGTGGTGCTCTTGCGGGACGAGGAAGACGCGCCCAAGCTTCTGGAGCGGGTGGACAGCCTGCTCTATCTTGCGAAGCTCGACGGACGGAACAGGATAGTGCCGGATTCCGCGGTTTAGCGGCGCAGTATGGAGTTGCGGCTGCTACGCATAACCGGAGCCTGTCTGCTGGTATGTCTCGCGTTGTGCCTGTTTGCCGGAATATACGGTGCGCAGGCGGCCGAGACGAATGCGACCGAGACGAATGCGACTGCCTATCGTGACTGTTCAGCAAAAGGGAAAAAGGCCCTGCAGCGCCTGTTTGCTGCCAAGGGCAGAACCGTGAGGTCAGCAGGGGAGTATATGCTGCTGGATAGCGGGGTGGTGTTGCACAAGGAGTGCGTGACCGTTTTCGGTGAGAGCATGCCCGTGCTTGTGACGGACGCCCTGCAACGGGGCATCAGGTGCCTTGCGGCCACACCCACGGTGACAACGCGCAGCCTGATTTCCGAGATGGCAGCCGTGCTGGGGATGGAGCATGCCGCGCAGCCTGTCATTTTGTGTCGGCCGCTTGCTTCCCGTCAGATGAAGGGCATGGGAATGCGCAGCGAAGAGCAGGGCAAATCGCCGTTCATGGTGCTCAGCCCTGTGCTGAAG is a window encoding:
- a CDS encoding rhodanese-like domain-containing protein, translated to MRWRQFLTPVRSVDAHEARTMLDADPQIQLLDVRQEKEYQEEHIAGAKFIPLASLDDMLGEIDKERPVLVYCAIGGRSRVAAQLLAGKGFEKVLNLSGGIKAWNGWKGFGDYEQGLDLFMNAENLQEVLEVAYVMEKALGDFYMDMASRVSSPKVANLFSKLASVEDKHSKTVAERLQAVTGNAPLPEVGPDAAPEGGLSTAEYMHRLGTDTESPRDVVDFAMALEAQAMDLYARAAENAPDDSSREALERMALEERGHLKHLAVLMDSLV
- a CDS encoding peroxiredoxin, yielding MDSLFPLIGDPLPRMEVKTTHGMKTLPDDYKGRWFVLFSHPADFTPVCTTEFVAFQKRMDEFKALHCDLIGLSLDQIFSHIKWVEWIKEHTGVEIEFPIIADFGDIAKKLGMIHPGKGGNTVRAVFIIDPDGIVRIIFYYPQELGRNIDEILRAIKGMQTSDLNKVAIPAGWPNNELIKDRVIIPPAQTIADAKERMKNNEGFDWWFCHKAL
- a CDS encoding GGDEF domain-containing protein, with amino-acid sequence MKLARELYDFTDMLPSGVMVFSPDGAAVYANHAARELLGVVAEVAAPLDSFLSETGAPLAADDHPVAVTLRERMASGWRVLGVRRAPGHSPVWVRVQAAPVRDAAGAMRYVVVSLEDVSEEFRLRRELAAHNCRDTFIGVAGETAAGDTHCSRLEANALLARAVVQARDKMHPLSVCLLDLDMFKRVNQAFGRRCGDEVIAYVAETLGACLRPEDVFSRMNGGEFLVVMPGLSLREAWQEMEVFRKRLEEFVVPCTGRAVSVSGGVVLLRDEEDAPKLLERVDSLLYLAKLDGRNRIVPDSAV